A part of Cuculus canorus isolate bCucCan1 chromosome 23, bCucCan1.pri, whole genome shotgun sequence genomic DNA contains:
- the FXYD2 gene encoding sodium/potassium-transporting ATPase subunit gamma: protein MLTSSARRPLDEKADTMGDEQAPEQELDRFSYDYETIRNGGLIFAVVAFVVGLLIILSQRFHCGGKKKRRQGNEEDM, encoded by the exons ATGCTCACTTCCAGTGCGAGACGCCCGCTAGATGAAAAGGCAGACACCATGGGTGACG agCAAGCGCCCGAGCAGGAGCTGGACAGGTTCAGCTACG atTATGAGACCATCCGCAACGGGGGGCTGATCTTCGCCGTGGTGGCTTTTGTCGTGGGACTCCTCATCATCCTCA GCCAGCGGTTCCACTGcggagggaagaagaagaggag ACAAGGAAATGAGGAAGACATGTAG
- the FXYD6 gene encoding FXYD domain-containing ion transport regulator 6, whose product MEAALIFLCSLLVPAAVADVATQEKKEEEDPFNYDYQTLRIGGLVFAVVLFTIGILLILSRRCRCSFNQKPRAPGEEEAQAENLITSNATGAQKAEN is encoded by the exons ATGGAGGCGGCGCTGATCTTCCTATGCTCCCTGCTGGTGCCGGCGGCCGTGGCAGACG TGGCCACccaggagaagaaggaggaggaggacccCTTTAACTACG ATTACCAGACCCTGAGGATCGGGGGGCTGGTGTTTGCTGTGGTCCTGTTCACCATCGGCATTCTTCTTATACTCA GCAGGAGGTGCAGGTGCAGTTTCAACCAGAAGCCCAG AGCtccaggagaagaggaagctcaGGCTGAGAACCTGATCACCTCAAATG CAACGGgagcacagaaagcagagaactgA
- the TMPRSS13 gene encoding transmembrane protease serine 13 isoform X3, whose product MFRAPCMSQRRLALIFCVSVLIVLLIALILLFMFWRSQTGIVYKEPAESCKDSPVRCDGVVDCSQRSDELGCVRFVSDESLLHVYSSAESQWLPVCSSSWDDSFSRKTCRQLGFQNVSQTEYIPLHVPGKSLTVTDERETIQQSLNSSQCLTGKFVSLRCTTCGQRISGRIIGGQETSVSKWPWQVSVQYGPIHICGGTIIDAQWVLTAAHCFFMNSMKILDDWKVYGGVSDLKQHAEGIPVSQVIINSNYSDDHDDYDIALMKLSRPLTISAQVRPACLPMYGQRFQTGRSCFITGFGKTRENEDNTSPKLREAEVKLIDYKICNSDKVYEGYLTPRMMCAGYLQGGKDACQGDSGGPLVCEDNGRWYVAGVTSWGTGCGQKNKPGVYTRVTKLLSWIYSKMESEND is encoded by the exons ATGTTCAGAGCTCCCTGCATGAGCCAACGACGGCTTGCACTCATCTTCTGCGTCTCCGTCCTCATCGTGCTGCTCATCGCCCTCATCCTGCTGT TTATGTTCTGGCGGTCACAGACCGGCATCGTCTACAAGGAGCCCGCCGAGAGCTGCAAGGACAGCCCTGTGCGCTGCGACGGAGTCGTCGACTGCTCCCAGAGGAGCGACGAGCTGGGCTGCG TGCGCTTCGTGTCTGATGAGTCCTTGCTCCACGTCTACTCCAGCGCTGAGAGCCAGTGGCTGCCGgtgtgcagcagctcctgggatgACTCCTTCTCCAGAAAGACCTGTCGGCAGCTGGGATTCCAGAA TGTGTCACAGACAGAATATATTCCTCTGCACGTCCCCGGCAAAAGCCTCACGGTGACTGACGAGAGAGAGACCATCCAGCAGAGCCTCAACAG ctcccagtgtCTCACGGGAAAGTTTGTCTCCCTCCGATGCACAA CCTGCGGGCAGAGAATTTCTGGCCGGATCATTGGTGGACAGGAAACCTCCGTGAGCAAATGGCCCTGGCAAGTCAGTGTGCAGTACGGGCCGATCCACATCTGTGGTGGCACCATCATCGATGCGCAGTGGGTCCTCACTGCAGCCCACTGCTTCTTCAT gAACAGCATGAAGATCCTTGATGACTGGAAGGTGTACGGTGGGGTCTCGGACCTGAAGCAGCATGCAGAGGGCATCCCTGTCTCCCAGGtcatcatcaactccaactaCAGTGATGATCACGACGACTACGACATCGCTCTCATGAAGCTCTCCAGGCCGTTGACGATCTCAG CTCAGGTTCGCCCAGCCTGCCTCCCCATGTACGGCCAGCGATTCCAGACTGGCAGGTCCTGCTTCATCACCGGCTTTGGGAAGACCAGGGAGAACGAAG ATAACACGTCCCCGAAGTTGCGGGAGGCTGAGGTGAAGCTAATTGACTACAAGATCTGCAACAGCGACAAGGTGTACGAGGGCTACCTCACCCCACGGATGATGTGTGCTGGGtacctgcagggagggaaggatgcGTGCCAG GGTGACAGCGGAGGGCCCCTGGTCTGCGAGGACAACGGCCGCTGGTATGTGGCCGGGGTGACAAGTTGGGGGACAGGATGTGGCCAGAAGAACAAGCCCGGTGTTTACACACGAGTGACAAAGCTCCTCAGCTGGATCTACAGCAAAATGGAG AGTGAGAACGACTAA
- the TMPRSS13 gene encoding transmembrane protease serine 13 isoform X1 has product MDLVPFPLQQGVELETTASPSSVPPTTHASTASSIFGVRPPQPRESVLGISFKPYSPDSSPAPAPCTTCESTRSSMFRAPCMSQRRLALIFCVSVLIVLLIALILLFMFWRSQTGIVYKEPAESCKDSPVRCDGVVDCSQRSDELGCVRFVSDESLLHVYSSAESQWLPVCSSSWDDSFSRKTCRQLGFQNVSQTEYIPLHVPGKSLTVTDERETIQQSLNSSQCLTGKFVSLRCTTCGQRISGRIIGGQETSVSKWPWQVSVQYGPIHICGGTIIDAQWVLTAAHCFFMNSMKILDDWKVYGGVSDLKQHAEGIPVSQVIINSNYSDDHDDYDIALMKLSRPLTISAQVRPACLPMYGQRFQTGRSCFITGFGKTRENEDNTSPKLREAEVKLIDYKICNSDKVYEGYLTPRMMCAGYLQGGKDACQGDSGGPLVCEDNGRWYVAGVTSWGTGCGQKNKPGVYTRVTKLLSWIYSKMESEND; this is encoded by the exons ACCACGGCATCGCCCAGTAGTGTCCCTCCCACCACCCATGCCTCCACAGCCAGCAGCATCTTTGGTGTCCGACCTCCGCAGCCTCGAGAAAGCGTCCTTGGCATTAGCTTCAAGCCCTACAGCCCAGACTCCAGCCCAGCCCCGGCTCCCTGCACGACCTGTGAGAGTACAC GATCCTCCATGTTCAGAGCTCCCTGCATGAGCCAACGACGGCTTGCACTCATCTTCTGCGTCTCCGTCCTCATCGTGCTGCTCATCGCCCTCATCCTGCTGT TTATGTTCTGGCGGTCACAGACCGGCATCGTCTACAAGGAGCCCGCCGAGAGCTGCAAGGACAGCCCTGTGCGCTGCGACGGAGTCGTCGACTGCTCCCAGAGGAGCGACGAGCTGGGCTGCG TGCGCTTCGTGTCTGATGAGTCCTTGCTCCACGTCTACTCCAGCGCTGAGAGCCAGTGGCTGCCGgtgtgcagcagctcctgggatgACTCCTTCTCCAGAAAGACCTGTCGGCAGCTGGGATTCCAGAA TGTGTCACAGACAGAATATATTCCTCTGCACGTCCCCGGCAAAAGCCTCACGGTGACTGACGAGAGAGAGACCATCCAGCAGAGCCTCAACAG ctcccagtgtCTCACGGGAAAGTTTGTCTCCCTCCGATGCACAA CCTGCGGGCAGAGAATTTCTGGCCGGATCATTGGTGGACAGGAAACCTCCGTGAGCAAATGGCCCTGGCAAGTCAGTGTGCAGTACGGGCCGATCCACATCTGTGGTGGCACCATCATCGATGCGCAGTGGGTCCTCACTGCAGCCCACTGCTTCTTCAT gAACAGCATGAAGATCCTTGATGACTGGAAGGTGTACGGTGGGGTCTCGGACCTGAAGCAGCATGCAGAGGGCATCCCTGTCTCCCAGGtcatcatcaactccaactaCAGTGATGATCACGACGACTACGACATCGCTCTCATGAAGCTCTCCAGGCCGTTGACGATCTCAG CTCAGGTTCGCCCAGCCTGCCTCCCCATGTACGGCCAGCGATTCCAGACTGGCAGGTCCTGCTTCATCACCGGCTTTGGGAAGACCAGGGAGAACGAAG ATAACACGTCCCCGAAGTTGCGGGAGGCTGAGGTGAAGCTAATTGACTACAAGATCTGCAACAGCGACAAGGTGTACGAGGGCTACCTCACCCCACGGATGATGTGTGCTGGGtacctgcagggagggaaggatgcGTGCCAG GGTGACAGCGGAGGGCCCCTGGTCTGCGAGGACAACGGCCGCTGGTATGTGGCCGGGGTGACAAGTTGGGGGACAGGATGTGGCCAGAAGAACAAGCCCGGTGTTTACACACGAGTGACAAAGCTCCTCAGCTGGATCTACAGCAAAATGGAG AGTGAGAACGACTAA
- the TMPRSS13 gene encoding transmembrane protease serine 13 isoform X2 codes for MDGKASPTTASPSSVPPTTHASTASSIFGVRPPQPRESVLGISFKPYSPDSSPAPAPCTTCESTRSSMFRAPCMSQRRLALIFCVSVLIVLLIALILLFMFWRSQTGIVYKEPAESCKDSPVRCDGVVDCSQRSDELGCVRFVSDESLLHVYSSAESQWLPVCSSSWDDSFSRKTCRQLGFQNVSQTEYIPLHVPGKSLTVTDERETIQQSLNSSQCLTGKFVSLRCTTCGQRISGRIIGGQETSVSKWPWQVSVQYGPIHICGGTIIDAQWVLTAAHCFFMNSMKILDDWKVYGGVSDLKQHAEGIPVSQVIINSNYSDDHDDYDIALMKLSRPLTISAQVRPACLPMYGQRFQTGRSCFITGFGKTRENEDNTSPKLREAEVKLIDYKICNSDKVYEGYLTPRMMCAGYLQGGKDACQGDSGGPLVCEDNGRWYVAGVTSWGTGCGQKNKPGVYTRVTKLLSWIYSKMESEND; via the exons ACCACGGCATCGCCCAGTAGTGTCCCTCCCACCACCCATGCCTCCACAGCCAGCAGCATCTTTGGTGTCCGACCTCCGCAGCCTCGAGAAAGCGTCCTTGGCATTAGCTTCAAGCCCTACAGCCCAGACTCCAGCCCAGCCCCGGCTCCCTGCACGACCTGTGAGAGTACAC GATCCTCCATGTTCAGAGCTCCCTGCATGAGCCAACGACGGCTTGCACTCATCTTCTGCGTCTCCGTCCTCATCGTGCTGCTCATCGCCCTCATCCTGCTGT TTATGTTCTGGCGGTCACAGACCGGCATCGTCTACAAGGAGCCCGCCGAGAGCTGCAAGGACAGCCCTGTGCGCTGCGACGGAGTCGTCGACTGCTCCCAGAGGAGCGACGAGCTGGGCTGCG TGCGCTTCGTGTCTGATGAGTCCTTGCTCCACGTCTACTCCAGCGCTGAGAGCCAGTGGCTGCCGgtgtgcagcagctcctgggatgACTCCTTCTCCAGAAAGACCTGTCGGCAGCTGGGATTCCAGAA TGTGTCACAGACAGAATATATTCCTCTGCACGTCCCCGGCAAAAGCCTCACGGTGACTGACGAGAGAGAGACCATCCAGCAGAGCCTCAACAG ctcccagtgtCTCACGGGAAAGTTTGTCTCCCTCCGATGCACAA CCTGCGGGCAGAGAATTTCTGGCCGGATCATTGGTGGACAGGAAACCTCCGTGAGCAAATGGCCCTGGCAAGTCAGTGTGCAGTACGGGCCGATCCACATCTGTGGTGGCACCATCATCGATGCGCAGTGGGTCCTCACTGCAGCCCACTGCTTCTTCAT gAACAGCATGAAGATCCTTGATGACTGGAAGGTGTACGGTGGGGTCTCGGACCTGAAGCAGCATGCAGAGGGCATCCCTGTCTCCCAGGtcatcatcaactccaactaCAGTGATGATCACGACGACTACGACATCGCTCTCATGAAGCTCTCCAGGCCGTTGACGATCTCAG CTCAGGTTCGCCCAGCCTGCCTCCCCATGTACGGCCAGCGATTCCAGACTGGCAGGTCCTGCTTCATCACCGGCTTTGGGAAGACCAGGGAGAACGAAG ATAACACGTCCCCGAAGTTGCGGGAGGCTGAGGTGAAGCTAATTGACTACAAGATCTGCAACAGCGACAAGGTGTACGAGGGCTACCTCACCCCACGGATGATGTGTGCTGGGtacctgcagggagggaaggatgcGTGCCAG GGTGACAGCGGAGGGCCCCTGGTCTGCGAGGACAACGGCCGCTGGTATGTGGCCGGGGTGACAAGTTGGGGGACAGGATGTGGCCAGAAGAACAAGCCCGGTGTTTACACACGAGTGACAAAGCTCCTCAGCTGGATCTACAGCAAAATGGAG AGTGAGAACGACTAA